In the candidate division KSB1 bacterium genome, CATTGATCCGCAAGGTAAAGAGCAACAGCTTCATCGATAGAAGTTTGTTCCGGCAGACTTTTATCGATTTGGCGATTTAACTTTTTGACAAGTGAACACTTATCTACAAGCGAGAGGCTTTTAGCCAGTTCAACAATTTGGTTAAGATTCAAATTTGTGGTTTGCATAATTGCTAATGTCCTTCATCAAGAATTCTACCTGAAATATACAAAACCTATTCTCACAATGCAAGTGTGCCAAATGCCAAATTTACCTTACGTGATTGTAATTTTACAATTCATGTGTATCCATTTCAAAACCTCAAAAAAACAAAAGACAAATTACAAATAAATTTCAAAATACGTCCTCGATATTTGCAAGTGTCTTCGGTAGCGCTTTAACAAAAAGCCTTACCGTTTTGGCGAATTGAAAGGTCCTTTCTTCAAGATCGTAAACAGGTTTGGAATTTGGTTTGTTGGACATGGTAAATTTGTTTGAGATTTGTTTACTGGCATTTGTGATTTTCAACTTTTAGTTGAGCGGT is a window encoding:
- a CDS encoding UPF0175 family protein; the encoded protein is MQTTNLNLNQIVELAKSLSLVDKCSLVKKLNRQIDKSLPEQTSIDEAVALYLADQCSLGRAAELANITRWEIIDILKTRNIPITIETEFTTEEIDAIADEFEREGHR